A genomic segment from Nodularia sphaerocarpa UHCC 0038 encodes:
- a CDS encoding DUF6825 family protein produces MSNPLVQAFFVGRAVAEVINERLEVAVTDALSDLGKFDAEAREQMRQFTAEVLERANRAAEAANSGQSTTGAGYSGSGSVDLQATIDELRAEIALLRNELQRYRSNSV; encoded by the coding sequence ATGAGTAACCCCCTTGTACAAGCCTTTTTCGTAGGCAGAGCTGTAGCCGAAGTAATTAATGAGCGTCTAGAGGTGGCTGTAACCGACGCTTTGAGTGATTTGGGCAAATTTGATGCCGAAGCTAGAGAACAAATGCGCCAGTTCACAGCAGAAGTCCTAGAACGGGCAAATCGGGCAGCAGAGGCTGCTAATTCTGGTCAAAGTACCACCGGCGCTGGCTACTCTGGTTCGGGTTCTGTTGACTTACAAGCAACAATCGATGAACTGAGAGCCGAAATTGCCCTTTTACGCAATGAATTGCAACGTTATCGCAGCAATTCTGTATAA
- a CDS encoding Uma2 family endonuclease: protein MTIAQELAPPAGIFQDVIFPPSDLYSDEPPLETELHLEQIMLLLKCLKWLWRDRNDFYAAGNLTIYYSPHQRKSQDFRGPDFFVVLDTERKTRKSWVVWEEDGKYPHVIVEILSNSTAQTDKELKKQLYQDTFRTHDYFWFDPYTLEFAGFHLLDGEYQPLQPNEQGHLWSHQLGLYLGVHEGLVRFFTELGELVPTPEETAEQAEQKAEQAEQKAERLAAKLRELNIDPDTI, encoded by the coding sequence ATGACCATTGCTCAAGAATTAGCGCCCCCAGCAGGCATCTTTCAAGATGTAATCTTTCCCCCTAGTGATTTATATAGTGATGAGCCTCCCTTGGAAACTGAACTACATTTAGAGCAAATAATGCTCTTACTCAAATGCTTAAAATGGCTGTGGCGAGACAGAAATGATTTTTATGCGGCGGGAAACCTAACTATCTACTACAGTCCACACCAGCGCAAATCACAAGACTTTCGAGGACCAGACTTTTTTGTGGTCTTAGATACCGAACGCAAAACTCGCAAAAGTTGGGTAGTTTGGGAAGAAGACGGCAAATATCCTCATGTAATTGTAGAAATCCTTTCTAATTCCACAGCACAGACAGACAAAGAATTAAAGAAACAACTTTATCAAGATACTTTCCGTACTCATGATTATTTTTGGTTCGACCCCTACACATTAGAGTTTGCGGGATTTCACTTATTAGATGGAGAATATCAACCTCTACAACCAAATGAACAAGGACATTTGTGGAGTCATCAACTAGGCTTATACCTGGGAGTTCATGAAGGTTTAGTACGGTTTTTTACAGAACTTGGGGAATTAGTGCCAACACCGGAAGAAACAGCAGAACAAGCAGAACAAAAAGCTGAACAGGCAGAACAAAAAGCTGAACGTTTGGCAGCAAAACTGCGAGAGTTAAATATTGACCCTGATACTATTTAA
- a CDS encoding Uma2 family endonuclease, translating to MQIQTQKHYYTPEEYLQLEETSEYKNEYLDGEIVHIAGGTTNHNEISLNFCTNFKFRMRGKNYKIYMGDVKLWIPRYHIYTYPDVMIIPGEPIYEGTGTTTVTNPLIIAEVLSKSPETYDKTSKFRYYRSLPTFQEYIMIDQYEYFVEPFHKNNDGQWVLTEYENQDAVLSLQTIDFQISLSDIYEGIHFE from the coding sequence ATGCAAATACAAACACAAAAACACTATTACACCCCAGAAGAATATTTACAACTAGAAGAGACATCAGAATATAAAAATGAATATTTAGATGGAGAAATTGTCCATATAGCTGGTGGTACGACCAATCACAACGAAATCTCTTTGAACTTTTGCACCAATTTCAAATTCAGAATGCGGGGTAAAAATTACAAAATTTACATGGGTGATGTCAAGTTATGGATACCCCGTTATCACATCTACACATATCCTGATGTCATGATTATTCCAGGAGAACCAATATATGAAGGAACTGGGACTACGACTGTAACTAACCCTTTAATAATTGCCGAAGTATTATCTAAATCTCCGGAAACTTACGATAAAACCAGTAAATTTAGATATTATCGTTCTCTGCCCACATTTCAAGAATATATTATGATTGACCAATACGAATATTTTGTGGAGCCGTTTCATAAAAATAATGATGGTCAATGGGTATTAACAGAGTATGAAAACCAAGATGCAGTATTATCACTACAAACAATAGATTTTCAAATTTCTCTCAGTGATATTTATGAAGGAATACATTTTGAATGA
- a CDS encoding CBS domain-containing protein — MDLILCHTTADFDALGAAVGLTCLFPGSKIVLSGGAHPAVRDFLALHRDEYPLIERRAVIAEHIRSLRVVDTQQRDRLGKAAEWLDLPNIKEIIVYDHHISQELNIPATASHIEPVGACTTLMVEQLQQQQIPLTLSQATVMALGIHVDTGSLTFDSARPRDALALAWLMQQGVSSSVISTYLDPGLSPQLQQLLTESLENLEYFSLRGYTIGWVTLKTDDFVPGLSSLASQLVELTEIDALLLANEYTHKESESRLTIIGRTQIPGVNLNLLFQIFGGGGHSQAASLSLRKVNTQETLQQLLEGIKTSIPHPPTARDLMSSPVRTIRPETTISQAQSILLRYGHSGLSVVDTEKKLVGIISRRDIDIALHHGFSHAPVKGYMATKVKTITPDTILPQIESLMVIYDIGRLPVLENGQLVGIVTRTDVLRQLHQADEDMGRWDDGEQKVKITLNTELKNRLAPQLWQLLTVASQEAEKRGWHLYLVGGAVRDLLLAESAAGSLMITDIDLVVDGFHQAADVGAGVELAKALQEIYPGARLEIHGAFQTAALLWHKDPELDSLWMDIATARTEFYPYPAANPEVEASSIRQDLYRRDFSINALALRLTSPRPGELLDFFGGLIDLQAKQIRVLHPNSFIEDPTRIYRGVRFAVRFGFEIEAQTEEFIHYAINSGVYDRTAQTNIKTPALQTRLKAELKYILETPYWKSALELLNKLGALQCIHPTLKLDESLLLQLRLLERCLRRFDPEQTLIHWEMRLEALIAHLKPQYREKVAKNLHLPEDGIKRLQNLAKAQTQVRELLPTCQLPSEIVQVLRGYDLPMLILIALPSVRSLRRQIWHYLTALANVQPILNGNDLKQLGYKPSPQFRQILDDLLAATLDGVIKNRTEAEEFIFQQYPQ, encoded by the coding sequence ATGGACTTAATTCTTTGTCACACCACCGCAGACTTTGACGCATTAGGAGCCGCAGTTGGGCTGACTTGTCTATTTCCAGGCAGTAAAATTGTCCTGAGCGGTGGCGCACATCCGGCTGTCAGAGATTTTTTAGCACTACACCGGGATGAATATCCCCTCATTGAAAGACGTGCAGTCATTGCTGAACACATTCGTTCTTTGAGAGTTGTGGATACACAACAGCGCGATCGCCTGGGCAAAGCTGCCGAATGGTTAGATTTACCCAACATAAAAGAGATCATAGTTTATGACCACCATATAAGTCAAGAGCTAAATATTCCCGCCACCGCATCCCATATTGAACCAGTGGGAGCCTGTACAACTTTAATGGTGGAACAATTGCAACAACAGCAAATTCCCCTGACTTTATCTCAAGCCACAGTCATGGCTTTGGGTATTCACGTGGATACAGGCTCCTTAACCTTTGACAGTGCTAGACCCAGAGATGCTCTGGCTTTAGCTTGGTTAATGCAACAAGGAGTCAGTTCATCAGTAATTTCCACTTATCTTGACCCTGGTTTATCGCCGCAATTACAGCAGCTATTAACAGAATCCCTAGAAAACTTAGAATATTTTTCCTTACGTGGATATACTATTGGTTGGGTAACACTCAAAACAGATGATTTTGTGCCAGGGTTATCAAGTTTAGCTTCCCAACTCGTAGAATTAACCGAAATAGATGCTTTACTACTGGCAAACGAATATACACATAAAGAAAGTGAATCGCGTTTAACAATCATTGGAAGAACCCAAATTCCCGGTGTAAACCTCAACCTCTTATTTCAAATATTCGGTGGTGGTGGACATTCCCAAGCTGCATCCTTGAGTTTACGCAAAGTCAATACACAGGAAACATTACAACAACTTTTAGAAGGCATCAAAACCTCAATTCCTCATCCTCCCACAGCCAGAGACTTGATGTCCTCCCCAGTCCGTACCATTCGCCCCGAAACCACAATTTCCCAAGCCCAAAGTATTTTATTACGCTATGGACACTCAGGTTTATCTGTAGTCGATACTGAAAAAAAACTGGTAGGAATTATTTCCCGACGGGATATAGATATTGCTCTACATCACGGATTTAGTCATGCGCCAGTCAAAGGCTACATGGCGACTAAAGTTAAAACAATTACACCAGATACTATCTTGCCCCAAATCGAATCACTGATGGTAATTTACGATATTGGACGCTTACCAGTATTAGAAAACGGGCAATTAGTGGGAATTGTTACCCGCACCGATGTCTTGCGGCAATTACATCAAGCCGATGAGGATATGGGAAGATGGGACGATGGAGAGCAAAAAGTTAAAATTACCCTGAATACAGAGTTAAAAAATCGCCTTGCGCCACAACTATGGCAATTACTCACCGTAGCATCCCAAGAAGCGGAAAAACGCGGTTGGCATCTTTATTTAGTCGGTGGTGCGGTGCGAGATTTACTGTTAGCGGAATCAGCCGCAGGGTCATTAATGATTACAGATATCGACCTTGTAGTTGATGGTTTTCACCAAGCAGCCGATGTGGGTGCTGGGGTAGAATTAGCAAAAGCACTGCAAGAAATTTATCCAGGGGCGCGGTTAGAAATTCATGGGGCTTTTCAAACGGCGGCTTTATTATGGCACAAAGACCCAGAATTAGATTCTTTATGGATGGATATTGCGACAGCTAGAACAGAATTTTATCCTTACCCAGCCGCAAACCCGGAAGTTGAAGCCAGTTCCATTCGACAAGACTTATATCGCCGCGATTTTAGCATTAACGCCCTGGCTTTGCGCCTGACTTCTCCTCGTCCTGGGGAATTACTCGATTTCTTTGGCGGTTTAATAGATTTACAAGCCAAGCAAATTCGGGTTTTACACCCCAACAGTTTTATTGAAGATCCTACACGCATTTATCGAGGTGTGCGCTTTGCTGTCCGCTTTGGCTTTGAAATCGAAGCACAAACTGAGGAGTTTATTCATTATGCCATTAACAGTGGCGTTTACGATCGCACCGCCCAAACAAATATTAAAACCCCAGCCTTACAAACTCGACTCAAAGCCGAATTAAAATACATCCTCGAAACCCCTTATTGGAAATCAGCGTTAGAACTACTGAATAAATTAGGAGCGTTGCAGTGTATTCATCCTACCTTGAAACTAGATGAATCACTTTTGTTGCAATTGCGATTATTAGAACGCTGTTTACGACGGTTTGACCCTGAACAAACCCTCATACACTGGGAAATGCGTTTAGAAGCGTTAATTGCTCATTTAAAACCGCAGTATCGGGAGAAAGTAGCAAAAAATCTGCATTTACCAGAGGATGGTATAAAACGCTTGCAAAATTTGGCGAAAGCTCAAACCCAGGTGAGAGAATTATTACCAACTTGTCAGCTTCCCAGTGAAATAGTGCAGGTGCTACGAGGGTATGATTTACCCATGCTGATTTTAATCGCTTTGCCTAGTGTGCGATCGCTCAGACGGCAGATATGGCATTATTTAACAGCGTTGGCAAATGTGCAGCCTATACTCAATGGTAATGATTTAAAGCAATTAGGCTACAAACCAAGTCCGCAATTTCGCCAAATTTTAGATGATTTACTCGCTGCTACTTTAGATGGAGTGATTAAAAATAGAACAGAAGCTGAAGAATTTATATTCCAGCAATATCCTCAATAA
- the psbZ gene encoding photosystem II reaction center protein PsbZ, with protein sequence MTIIFQFALISLVLTSFVLVVGVPVAYATPQNWVESKKLLWLGSGVWIALVLLVGVLNFFVV encoded by the coding sequence ATGACCATAATATTTCAATTCGCTTTGATATCTTTAGTTCTGACATCTTTTGTTTTGGTAGTTGGCGTTCCCGTTGCCTATGCTACCCCACAAAATTGGGTGGAATCGAAAAAACTACTCTGGCTTGGTTCTGGAGTCTGGATTGCTTTGGTGCTTTTAGTCGGTGTATTAAACTTTTTTGTAGTTTAA
- the ribH gene encoding 6,7-dimethyl-8-ribityllumazine synthase yields the protein MAVFEGTFAQSEPLHLAVVVGRFNDLVTGKLLEGCQDCLKRHGVDPDPHGSQVDYVWVPGSFEVPLVARQLALSHRYDAVICLGAVIRGQTPHFDYVSAEVSKGIAAASFQTGVPVIFGILTVDTMQQALERAGIKGNHGWDYAMNALEMASLMRQLRSNLTESYSGNGQSLPASFAAKNIGNLAAESEEVG from the coding sequence ATGGCAGTTTTTGAGGGAACTTTTGCTCAAAGCGAACCATTGCATTTAGCAGTGGTTGTGGGTCGGTTCAATGACCTGGTTACCGGGAAGCTGCTTGAGGGTTGTCAAGATTGCTTGAAACGCCACGGTGTAGACCCAGATCCCCACGGTAGTCAAGTGGACTATGTTTGGGTTCCTGGAAGTTTTGAAGTGCCTCTAGTCGCCCGCCAACTGGCACTTTCCCATCGTTATGATGCGGTAATTTGTCTGGGTGCAGTGATTCGGGGACAAACGCCTCATTTTGATTATGTATCGGCTGAAGTGTCTAAGGGCATTGCCGCCGCGAGCTTTCAAACTGGTGTGCCGGTAATTTTTGGCATTTTGACAGTGGATACCATGCAGCAAGCCTTAGAACGAGCTGGGATTAAAGGTAATCATGGCTGGGATTATGCGATGAATGCCCTAGAAATGGCTAGTCTGATGCGGCAATTGCGCTCTAATCTCACAGAGTCATATTCCGGAAATGGTCAGTCTTTACCAGCATCTTTTGCAGCTAAAAACATCGGCAATTTAGCCGCAGAGTCAGAAGAAGTCGGCTGA
- a CDS encoding glutamate-5-semialdehyde dehydrogenase, protein MTVEVLDDFPEPITSAKRAYQASLNLGFTKGVDRSRAVLAMAQALLNSFDDILEANTLDLEASKEMAVPELILDWLKLTPTRLEAAVEVLQRLGEISDPLRRVRTADYQLEDSQSYTQLMPLGVIAFVYEAFPDLGAIAAGFCIKTGNSIILKGSTEASHSNEAIANVLQSAIEEVGLPPGCVELITAEHGASIRDLVTQDKYVNLVLPYGRSSLVQQVMRQSTCPVLKSAMGNCYLYCSLNSSLDMIRWMIIDSHESEPDQVNAIEKVLIHRQALPSSLAALFNSLTEKGFEIKADEELVEAFGHLQLVKSEEWGNSYLTKTVAFKLVDSLEDAIAWINQYSSGHADCIVTESYQESRQFALGVNSASTYINTSPRFSRNPSRGDSVFLGMSNQKGHRRGFISLETLTTAKHIVQGNGRF, encoded by the coding sequence ATGACCGTTGAAGTTTTGGATGATTTCCCCGAACCAATTACTAGCGCTAAACGCGCTTATCAAGCCTCCCTCAACTTGGGGTTTACCAAGGGAGTAGACCGTAGTCGCGCTGTGTTAGCAATGGCACAGGCGCTGTTAAATTCCTTTGATGACATTTTGGAAGCCAATACTTTGGATCTAGAAGCCAGCAAAGAAATGGCTGTGCCAGAGTTAATTTTAGATTGGCTGAAGCTGACTCCCACGAGGCTAGAAGCAGCAGTAGAAGTTCTACAGAGGTTGGGGGAAATCTCCGATCCGTTACGGCGAGTCAGGACTGCTGACTATCAATTGGAAGATTCCCAGAGTTATACTCAGTTAATGCCTTTGGGAGTAATTGCATTTGTGTATGAGGCTTTTCCAGATTTAGGAGCGATCGCAGCTGGTTTCTGTATTAAGACTGGTAATAGTATTATACTCAAGGGTAGTACAGAAGCGAGTCATTCTAACGAGGCGATCGCTAATGTCCTGCAAAGCGCCATTGAGGAAGTTGGTTTACCTCCAGGCTGTGTAGAACTGATTACAGCAGAACACGGTGCTTCCATTCGAGATTTAGTCACCCAAGACAAGTACGTGAATTTAGTCCTGCCTTATGGACGTTCTAGCTTAGTTCAGCAGGTGATGAGACAATCAACCTGCCCCGTGTTAAAATCAGCAATGGGTAACTGCTACCTTTACTGCTCACTCAATAGCAGTTTAGACATGATTCGCTGGATGATTATTGATAGCCATGAGAGCGAACCAGACCAAGTAAACGCTATTGAAAAAGTATTAATTCATCGCCAAGCCTTACCATCATCTTTGGCAGCACTGTTCAATAGTTTAACAGAAAAAGGCTTTGAAATCAAAGCAGACGAAGAGCTAGTAGAAGCTTTCGGGCATTTGCAGCTTGTCAAGTCAGAGGAATGGGGAAACTCTTATTTAACCAAGACAGTGGCCTTTAAACTGGTAGATAGTTTAGAAGATGCGATCGCTTGGATTAATCAATACAGTAGCGGTCATGCTGACTGCATTGTAACAGAATCCTATCAAGAAAGTCGCCAGTTTGCTTTAGGAGTTAACAGCGCCTCGACTTACATCAACACTTCCCCCCGGTTTTCTCGCAACCCTTCCAGGGGAGACTCAGTATTTCTCGGTATGTCTAACCAAAAAGGACACCGGAGAGGATTTATTAGTTTAGAAACCTTAACGACTGCGAAGCACATTGTCCAAGGGAATGGACGGTTTTAG
- a CDS encoding fatty acid desaturase family protein: protein MTQTQPKVTFTKNYGFRKELNKRVDAYFESQNISTRDNAAMYIKTTVILLWVMAAWTFTLFGPPEIWLKVIGCIVLGFGIAGIGFSVGHDANHGGYSRHKMVNNIFGYTFDIIGLSSFLWKFRHNFLHHKYTNILGHDVEIHGDGLVRMTPYMEHKWYHSFQHVFIWFIYPIIPLYWSFADVYLVTIKRKYHTYDIPTLKPLDLLVFFSGKLMWLGLFLGIPIAVGYSPIQAVLGFVITYMTYGLMICVIFMLAHVLEAAEFIEPNSDLQQVNDEWAIFQIKTTVDFAPNNHFLNWYLGGLNYQVVHHLFPNICHVHYPQIAKILADVCGDFGVKYNVCTTFTEALASNYRWLKLMGSAPNPESETCK from the coding sequence ATGACACAAACACAACCAAAAGTAACTTTTACTAAAAACTACGGTTTTAGAAAAGAGCTAAATAAGCGAGTTGATGCTTATTTTGAATCTCAGAATATCTCTACTAGAGATAATGCGGCGATGTACATAAAGACAACAGTCATTTTGTTATGGGTAATGGCTGCTTGGACTTTTACGCTCTTCGGTCCGCCTGAAATATGGCTAAAAGTAATTGGCTGTATTGTTTTAGGATTCGGTATTGCTGGTATTGGTTTTAGTGTGGGACATGATGCAAATCATGGTGGTTATTCTCGTCACAAAATGGTAAATAATATCTTTGGTTACACCTTTGATATCATTGGTTTATCTAGTTTTTTGTGGAAATTTCGACATAATTTTCTCCACCACAAATACACTAATATATTAGGACATGATGTAGAAATACATGGTGATGGATTAGTGCGGATGACTCCTTATATGGAGCATAAATGGTATCATTCATTTCAACACGTATTCATTTGGTTTATATATCCCATCATTCCTTTGTATTGGTCTTTTGCTGATGTTTATTTAGTTACGATTAAGCGTAAATATCATACTTATGATATTCCTACACTTAAACCACTAGACTTGTTGGTTTTCTTCAGTGGAAAATTGATGTGGCTGGGACTTTTCTTGGGAATACCAATTGCTGTGGGATATTCGCCTATTCAAGCTGTTTTGGGATTTGTAATTACTTACATGACCTATGGCTTAATGATTTGTGTAATTTTCATGCTGGCTCATGTTTTGGAAGCTGCGGAGTTTATTGAACCCAATTCAGATTTGCAGCAAGTTAATGATGAATGGGCAATATTTCAAATCAAAACAACTGTTGATTTTGCTCCCAATAATCACTTTTTAAACTGGTATCTTGGTGGTCTGAATTACCAAGTTGTGCATCATTTATTCCCCAATATTTGTCACGTTCATTATCCCCAAATAGCTAAAATATTAGCTGATGTCTGCGGCGATTTTGGCGTGAAATACAATGTTTGTACAACTTTCACTGAAGCATTAGCTTCTAATTATCGTTGGCTGAAGCTCATGGGAAGCGCACCAAATCCAGAGTCAGAAACTTGCAAATAA
- a CDS encoding fatty acid desaturase — translation MQSNTIAFNNPDDCEPSEEITKLPFTLQDLKAAIPAECFQPSVTKSLFYFFRDILIISLLYAVANYLDSWYFWPVFWVMQGTMFWALFVVGHDCGHQSFSKHKWLNDLIGHLSHTPILVPYHGWRISHRTHHKNTGNIDNDESWYPVSESQYKEMPLVQKLGRYYVFLLAYPVYLFKRSPGKEGSHFSPSSPLFKPSEKWDVLTSTALWIGMVALLGFFTFQWGWMWLLKYYAMPYIVFVIWLDLVTFLHHTESDIPWYRGEDWTFLKGAISSIDRDYGFINHIHHDIGTHVAHHIFLNMPHYNLLKATEAIKPIMGEYFHESKDPIWKSVWRSAISCHFVPDTGNKVYYTSNHQK, via the coding sequence GTGCAATCAAATACCATCGCTTTCAATAATCCTGATGACTGTGAACCGTCTGAAGAAATTACTAAACTCCCCTTTACTCTTCAGGATTTGAAAGCAGCTATACCTGCTGAATGCTTTCAGCCAAGCGTCACAAAATCCCTATTTTATTTCTTTCGTGACATCTTGATTATTAGCCTGCTTTATGCAGTAGCTAATTACCTAGATTCGTGGTATTTTTGGCCGGTTTTCTGGGTCATGCAAGGAACAATGTTTTGGGCTTTGTTTGTCGTTGGACATGACTGTGGACACCAATCTTTTTCCAAGCATAAATGGCTGAATGATTTGATTGGACACTTATCTCACACACCGATATTAGTTCCTTATCACGGTTGGAGAATTAGCCACAGAACTCACCACAAAAATACTGGCAATATTGATAATGATGAAAGCTGGTATCCTGTGTCAGAATCGCAGTATAAGGAAATGCCATTAGTCCAAAAGTTAGGACGATATTATGTCTTTCTTTTGGCTTATCCGGTGTATTTATTCAAGCGTTCTCCTGGGAAAGAAGGCTCTCACTTTTCACCTAGTAGCCCACTTTTTAAGCCTTCCGAAAAATGGGATGTGTTGACTAGTACTGCACTCTGGATTGGGATGGTAGCTTTACTAGGCTTCTTCACCTTTCAATGGGGTTGGATGTGGTTACTAAAATACTACGCCATGCCTTACATTGTGTTTGTGATTTGGTTAGATTTGGTGACATTTTTGCATCATACAGAGTCAGATATTCCTTGGTATCGTGGAGAAGATTGGACTTTCCTCAAAGGTGCAATTTCTAGTATTGATCGGGACTACGGTTTTATCAATCATATCCATCATGATATCGGGACTCATGTTGCTCATCATATCTTCCTGAATATGCCTCACTACAATTTGCTGAAGGCGACTGAGGCGATTAAACCAATTATGGGTGAATATTTCCACGAGTCTAAAGACCCAATTTGGAAGTCTGTATGGCGTTCTGCTATTAGCTGTCATTTTGTCCCGGATACAGGTAATAAGGTTTACTACACTTCTAATCATCAGAAGTAG
- a CDS encoding fatty acid desaturase, with protein MTTSTINSQKLGEDLGEPNLKLKDIIKTLPRECFQQNRRKAWTQAMLSVLMVALGYGFLAISPWFLLPVAWFFTGTALTGFFVIGHDCGHRSFAKRRWVNDLVGHIFMAPLIYPFHSWRIKHNYHHAHTNKLDEDNAWHPIRTQVFANWSPLRQFAFEGFMRKRLWWVGSIGHWALVHFDARNFKPKDQSSVKLSVAVVVIFAAIAFPLLIATTGIWGFVKFWLLPWMGYHFWMSTFTIVHHTASDVPFNTASKWNEALAQLSGTIHCDYPRWVEILCHDINVHVPHHLSTAIPSYNLRLAYSSIKENWQPYLHDECEFSWSLMKQITDQCQLYKTDIGYETFDEYYAGK; from the coding sequence ATGACTACATCAACAATCAACAGCCAGAAACTAGGTGAAGACCTTGGCGAACCCAACTTAAAGCTCAAAGATATTATCAAAACTTTGCCACGGGAATGTTTTCAGCAAAACCGCCGCAAAGCTTGGACACAAGCCATGCTCAGTGTCTTGATGGTCGCCTTGGGCTACGGTTTTCTGGCCATCAGTCCGTGGTTTCTCTTACCTGTAGCTTGGTTTTTTACAGGAACTGCTTTAACAGGTTTTTTTGTAATTGGCCATGATTGTGGTCACAGGTCTTTTGCCAAACGTCGTTGGGTAAATGATTTAGTGGGACACATATTTATGGCTCCCTTAATTTATCCCTTCCACAGTTGGCGGATTAAGCATAATTATCACCATGCTCATACCAACAAACTGGATGAGGATAATGCTTGGCATCCCATTAGAACACAGGTATTTGCCAATTGGTCTCCCTTGAGGCAGTTTGCCTTTGAAGGCTTCATGCGTAAGCGTCTGTGGTGGGTAGGTTCCATTGGACATTGGGCATTGGTGCATTTTGATGCGCGGAACTTCAAACCCAAAGACCAATCCAGTGTTAAGCTTTCTGTAGCTGTAGTCGTGATCTTTGCTGCGATCGCATTTCCTCTGCTAATTGCCACAACAGGTATTTGGGGATTTGTCAAGTTTTGGCTCCTACCCTGGATGGGATACCATTTTTGGATGAGTACCTTCACCATCGTTCACCACACAGCCTCAGATGTTCCTTTTAACACAGCAAGCAAGTGGAACGAAGCTTTGGCACAGCTATCGGGTACTATTCATTGTGATTATCCCCGTTGGGTAGAAATTCTCTGCCATGATATCAATGTCCACGTTCCTCATCATCTTTCCACTGCCATTCCTTCCTATAATTTGCGGTTAGCTTACAGCAGCATCAAAGAAAATTGGCAGCCTTATCTCCATGATGAATGTGAGTTTTCTTGGTCTTTAATGAAGCAAATCACAGACCAATGTCAACTATACAAAACTGATATTGGCTATGAGACTTTTGACGAATATTACGCAGGAAAATAA
- a CDS encoding acyl-CoA desaturase produces MTIATSTKLQINWVNTLFFLALHIGALFAFLPSNFSWNAVGVALLLYWITGGLGITLGFHRLVTHRSFQTPKWLEYFLVFCGTLACQGGPIEWIGTHRIHHVHSDTDPDPHDSNKGFWWSHMGWLIYHSPSHADVPRFTKDLAEDPVYQFLQKYFILVQVALGLLLMYLGGWSFVVWGIFVRIVWVYHCTWLVNSATHKFGYRSYDAGDRSTNCWWVAVLVFGEGWHNNHHAFQYSARHGLEWWEIDLTWMTIQLLQLLGLATNVKLATKKQ; encoded by the coding sequence ATGACAATTGCTACTTCCACAAAACTTCAAATTAACTGGGTAAATACCCTGTTTTTCTTAGCCCTGCACATCGGTGCTTTATTCGCTTTTCTTCCCAGTAACTTTAGCTGGAATGCCGTTGGTGTGGCTTTATTGCTTTATTGGATCACCGGTGGACTAGGGATTACCCTCGGATTTCACCGTCTGGTAACTCACCGCAGTTTTCAAACTCCCAAATGGCTGGAATATTTTTTGGTCTTTTGCGGGACTTTGGCCTGTCAAGGTGGACCAATTGAGTGGATCGGGACACATCGCATTCATCACGTACATTCTGATACTGACCCAGATCCCCACGATTCCAATAAAGGCTTCTGGTGGAGTCATATGGGTTGGTTAATTTATCACTCTCCCTCTCACGCTGATGTTCCTCGTTTTACCAAGGATCTTGCCGAAGACCCAGTTTATCAGTTTTTACAGAAATATTTCATTTTGGTTCAGGTAGCACTGGGTTTATTACTCATGTATCTGGGTGGCTGGTCTTTCGTAGTTTGGGGAATATTTGTTCGCATTGTCTGGGTTTACCATTGCACCTGGCTGGTGAACAGCGCTACTCACAAATTTGGTTATCGCAGCTATGATGCAGGCGATCGCTCCACAAACTGCTGGTGGGTCGCCGTGCTAGTATTCGGCGAAGGCTGGCATAATAATCACCATGCTTTTCAATACTCAGCTCGTCACGGGCTGGAATGGTGGGAAATCGATTTAACTTGGATGACAATTCAATTGCTGCAATTACTTGGTCTGGCTACGAATGTCAAACTGGCAACCAAAAAGCAGTAA